One Microbacterium sp. No. 7 genomic window carries:
- a CDS encoding dicarboxylate/amino acid:cation symporter: protein MKKALKNPALQIGAAAVLGIVFGLIVGEWAGNLKFVGDMFIRLIQMSIVPLVMSSVIVATGSMTGSGMGKLALRTFSWMLGFSAVAAVLAWGISVIVQPGAGIDFSGGVDPSLQESAGEATGWQETLLGFVSTNVFAAMSTAAMVPIIVFSLLFGVALNAVIAKTGNRLVLDFFDAIQQIVLTMIRFVMLIAPVGVFCLLANLAGTVGFAVVTSALKYLAATLLGVLIVMVLFVLVVWLRTGLNPALLPAKLADQTMIAITTTSSAVTFPTVLRTAVEKVGVSQRVANFTLSVGLTMGSYGAVLNYMIVVMFLAQSGSITLDVGTIVLGMALAILLNMGTITVPGGFPVVAMFLATSLGLPFEAVGLLIAVDWFAGIFRTFLNVNGDTFVAMLVASAGDEIDRDVYTGTKKVSTDALDLDRMKEQFEKADAAD, encoded by the coding sequence ATGAAGAAGGCTCTGAAGAACCCCGCGCTCCAGATCGGGGCGGCCGCCGTCCTCGGCATCGTCTTCGGCCTGATCGTCGGCGAGTGGGCGGGGAACCTGAAGTTCGTCGGCGACATGTTCATCCGGCTGATCCAGATGTCGATCGTGCCGCTCGTGATGTCGTCGGTGATCGTCGCCACGGGGTCGATGACCGGATCGGGCATGGGAAAGCTGGCCCTGCGCACCTTCTCGTGGATGCTCGGGTTCTCCGCCGTCGCCGCCGTGCTCGCCTGGGGCATCAGCGTCATCGTGCAGCCGGGCGCGGGCATCGACTTCTCCGGCGGCGTCGACCCGTCGCTGCAGGAGTCCGCGGGCGAGGCGACCGGATGGCAGGAGACCCTGCTCGGGTTCGTCTCCACGAACGTGTTCGCCGCGATGTCGACCGCGGCGATGGTGCCGATCATCGTCTTCTCGCTGCTGTTCGGGGTCGCGCTGAACGCCGTCATCGCCAAGACGGGCAACCGCCTGGTGCTCGACTTCTTCGACGCGATCCAGCAGATCGTGCTGACGATGATCCGCTTCGTCATGCTGATCGCCCCCGTCGGCGTCTTCTGCCTGCTCGCCAACCTGGCCGGCACGGTCGGGTTCGCGGTCGTCACCAGCGCCCTGAAGTACCTCGCGGCCACCCTGCTGGGCGTCCTGATCGTCATGGTGCTGTTCGTGCTCGTCGTCTGGCTGCGCACCGGGCTGAACCCGGCGCTGCTGCCCGCCAAGCTGGCCGACCAGACCATGATCGCGATCACGACGACGAGCTCGGCCGTCACGTTCCCGACCGTGCTGCGCACCGCCGTCGAGAAGGTGGGCGTGAGCCAGCGGGTGGCGAACTTCACGCTCTCCGTCGGGCTCACGATGGGGTCGTACGGCGCCGTGCTCAACTACATGATCGTCGTGATGTTCCTCGCCCAGTCCGGCAGCATCACCCTCGACGTCGGCACGATCGTGCTCGGCATGGCCCTCGCGATCCTGCTCAACATGGGCACCATCACGGTGCCGGGCGGGTTCCCCGTGGTCGCCATGTTCCTGGCGACCTCGCTCGGGCTCCCCTTCGAGGCCGTCGGCCTGCTCATCGCAGTGGACTGGTTCGCCGGCATCTTCCGCACGTTCCTCAACGTCAACGGCGACACGTTCGTCGCGATGCTCGTCGCGAGCGCCGGGGACGAGATCGACCGCGACGTCTACACGGGCACGAAGAAGGTGTCGACCGACGCCCTCGACCTCGACCGGATGAAGGAGCAGTTCGAGAAGGCGGATGCCGCCGACTGA